A single Anopheles maculipalpis chromosome 3RL, idAnoMacuDA_375_x, whole genome shotgun sequence DNA region contains:
- the LOC126565796 gene encoding uncharacterized protein LOC126565796: MGVLGLWKLIEQSGKPVPLDTLENKVLAVDISIWLHQVIKGFQDSKGSALPNAHVLGLFHRLCKLMYYRIKPIFVFDGGVPILKKQTIAKRHQSKNNYQNEADRIQQLLLETLAKEKVVQQALGSATNILISPSKKAITNGGPSTSKQPDREEDPDAIFKLPPLKAPEEPIDLDRSDSSMDEKASRNYYHLNLNAIDVTSVYFKNLPADVRHEILNDIKETRKQSSWGRLHELPVESDSFSSFQMKRLLKRRQVQVELEEAEKEMGGKCLSLAELESLLNEEGVETSSNRAAQQIASDENTRFLLVRDVQKAIEKAKAREEAEKIAPKAPKLPKLTKEELAGEMRTEDDDKEMDEELQLAIKMSLMQDEDPHAVIELDEEELRMSRKQKQALGNAAQSLARGFMLEYGGLTNEEFNELLHQTQDVDGGDINDSMSQMFVHNGDSIVQRTLATVHEVCEEQEKAVEEKEPSEKVNSEPDTESDSDFVDVPEDNLNDSQVGISLPLNSTNHFKPHYNPIVDFTIDDLKNLSDAGHSKKKEVVEVIIKQEDIGVCDKDDIFADIFSVAKEDEVKKVQIDPATKHDQPNPPIISIPIKEVSNIMQEKNSSDYKELSNEEDLNVPKAFIGLKIKKVDDINAQLKEELENLKKAPPVIDLGDIIAPSVPVLDVPAPVAPSTDLKSISEKLKLQLEELKAGALQLDEIKLDDVEKFHERNDGEDADDSDATIIYDADSITQKTPVKPIVPVDEHKEESETPAKAIEDHELPTANAAVIEIMDSPAKKGTLEHLVLARTPGKDSHKSIEPEESVPHVTKPFFVNKTPPSAKKSNQADGKDNQSTPGKSVSKELFPAEPEPSTSKQMPPPQPAEPKPVSAEGLITEMADTLKEAHTPLELKRMALDLAQTERELEREKNKQSRLGVSITDQMRNDCMELLQIFGVPYIVAPMEAEAQCAFLNQIELTDGTITDDSDIWLFGGKKVYKNFFNQQKLVLEFTIESIEQMFHMDRKKLIQLALLVGSDYTTGIHGIGAVTALEILASFPPTPEQTGETSEMMSMLSGLRKFRDWWQHGRNGASGARMALKSKLKNIDIGEGFPSTGVVEAYLRPTVDFSEEEFSWGYPDAERLRDYARQKFGWTQTKTNDILLPVLKRLDERKSQASIKNYFKVQSAVGQSRLKVSKRVQHAVDTMAGKIDPNEVVKAKKKSPTKAKKPAGRKRKQAAGKDTPETIDLDSIEEEHELDGEVSSHGENVKDEEQDDHFVDAKPTKKVAATVRKRVTEGAGTTAKPKRGRKKASKDGTSTGDKEKSEEEPSTSQRPTHSLANIGGIIANINQQSAESVDSSLEARRKRIGNKMPDFNPAIPQRVKDEQEMVERKKRAAELLKKLKSNDKHKRQ; this comes from the exons ATGGGAGTTTTAGGACTTTGGAAGCTAATCGAACAGTCCGGTAAACCGGTTCCACTAGATACGCTGGAGAACAAAGTGTTGGCCGTGG ATATATCGATTTGGCTGCATCAGGTGATAAAAGGGTTCCAGGATTCCAAGGGAAGCGCTTTACCAAACGCTCATGTGCTGGGTTTGTTTCATCGTTTGTGTAAACTGATGTACTATCGCATCAAACCAATATTCGTGTTCGATGGAGGTGTTCCCATTTTGAAGAAGCAAACCATA GCAAAGCGTCACCAGAGCAAAAACAACTATCAAAATGAGGCAGATCGCATACAGCAGCTGCTACTCGAAACACTGGCAAAGGAAAAAGTTGTCCAACAAGCACTTGGATCGGCCACAAACATTCTTATATCGCCCTCGAAAAAAGCAATCACAAACGGCGGTCCAAGCACGAGTAAACAGCCCGACCGAGAGGAGGATCCTGATGCGATATTCAAACTGCCACCGCTGAAAGCACCCGAAGAACCGATTGATCTGGACCGCAGTGATAGTTCAATGGATGAAAAAGCTTCCCGGAACTACTATCACCTTAACCTGAACGCAATCGATGTTACCAGCgtttactttaaaaatctaccagctgatgtACGACACGAAATTCTGAACGACATCAAGGAAACACGCAAACAGTCTTCCTGGGGCCGACTGCACGAGCTACCGGTTGAGAGTGATTCATTTTCCTCGTTTCAAATGAAACGCTTGCTAAAACGACGCCAGGTGCAGGTGGAACTCGAGGAAgcggagaaggaaatgggtggaaaatgtcTCTCATTGGCGGAGCTGGAATCGCTGCTAAATGAGGAAGGTGTAGAGACATCGTCAAATCGAGCGGCCCAACAGATCGCATCGGATGAAAACACCCGTTTTCTGCTGGTGCGCGATGTTCAGAAAGCAATCGAGAAAGCGAAAGCACgtgaagaagcagaaaaaattgCACCAAAAGCACCGAAATTGCCAAAACTGACTAAGGAAGAATTGGCAGGCGAAATGCGCACCGAGGACGATGACAAAGAGATGGATGAAGAGCTACAGCTGGCGATTAAAATGTCGTTAATGCAGGATGAGGATCCTCACGCCGTGATCGAGCTAGATGAGGAAGAGTTGCGTATGTcgcgaaagcaaaagcaagctCTCGGGAATGCTGCACAAAGCTTAGCCCGGGGTTTTATGCTCGAGTACGGTGGGCTGACGAATGAAGAATTTAATGAACTGTTGCATCAAACGCAAGATGTGGATGGTGGAGACATTAATGATTCTATGTCGCAAATGTTTGTGCATAATGGAGATTCTATAGTGCAACGCACATTGGCCACCGTACATGAAGTATGCGAAGAGCAAGAGAAAGCCGTTGAGGAGAAGGAACCATCAGAAAAGGTAAACAGTGAACCGGATACGGAATCCGATTCAGATTTTGTCGATGTGCCGGAGGATAATTTGAACGATTCTCAGGTGGGCATATCCCTGCCGTTGAACAGTACCAACCACTTCAAACCTCACTACAATCCTATCGTTGATTTTACCATCGATGATCTGAAGAACCTCTCGGATGCGGGTCAttcaaaaaagaaggaagtcGTGGAGGTGATCATTAAGCAGGAGGATATAGGAGTATGCGATAAGGATGATATATTTGCGGATATATTTAGCGTAGCGAAGGAAGATGAGGTAAAAAAAGTACAGATTGATCCCGCAACCAAACATGATCAACCAAACCCACCGATAATCAGTATTCCAATTAAAGAAGTGAGCAATAttatgcaagaaaaaaatagttcAGATTATAAGGAACTCTCAAACGAAGAGGATTTAAATGTTCCAAAAGCATTTATCGGGCTGAAGATAAAGAAAGTCGACGATATAAATGCTCAGCTAAAGGAAGAActtgaaaatttgaagaaagcTCCACCGGTGATTGATTTAGGAGATATTATAGCACCGTCTGTTCCAGTTTTGGACGTCCCTGCTCCAGTTGCACCAAGCACAGATCTGAAAAGTATAAGTGAAAAGCTGAAATTGCAGTTGGAGGAGTTGAAAGCGGGGGCTCTACAATTAGATGAAATTAAACTTGATGATGTTGAGAAG TTTCACGAACGGAACGATGGAGAAGATGCCGATGATAGTGATGCTACAATTATTTATGATGCCGATTCAATCACTCAAAAAACTCCCGTCAAGCCAATTGTTCCCGTCGATGAGCACAAGGAAGAATCAGAAACTCCAGCGAAAGCAATTGAAGATCACGAGTTGCCCACTGCAAACGCAGCGGTTATAGAAATCATGGACAGTCCTGCTAAGAAAGGAACTTTGGAACACTTAGTACTTGCACGCACACCCGGCAAGGATTCACATAAATCAATCGAACCGGAAGAATCAGTACCGCATGTAACGAAACCATTCTTTGTCAACAAAACTCCACCTTCGGCAAAGAAATCAAATCAAGCAGACGGTAAAGACAATCAATCTACTCCTGGTAAATCGGTTTCAAAAGAGTTGTTTCCTGCCGAACCCGAACCCTCCACGAGTAAACAGATGCCTCCGCCACAACCAGCGGAACCGAAGCCTGTTAGTGCGGAAGGCCTCATCACCGAAATGGCGGACACACTGAAGGAAGCGCACACACCGCTCGAGCTGAAACGGATGGCACTTGATCTGGCACAAACGGAACGTGAGCTGGAAcgtgagaaaaacaaacagtccCGGCTGGGCGTATCAATTACGGATCAGATGCGTAACGATTGTATGGAGCTGCTGCAGATTTTCGGCGTACCGTACATAGTGGCACCGATGGAGGCAGAAGCGCAGTGTGCATTTTTGAATCAGATCGAGCTGACGGATGGTACAATAACGGACGATAGCGATATTTGGTTGTTTGGTGGGAAGAAGGTGtacaaaaactttttcaaccAACAGAAGCTGGTGCTCGAATTTACGATCGAGAGCATTGAGCAAATGTTTCACATGGATCGAAAGAAGCTAATCCAACTGGCACTGCTTGTAGGAAGCGATTATACGACCGGAATTCATGGTATCGGTGCTGTAACGGCACTAGAAATATTGGCGTCCTTTCCACCGACTCCAGAACAAACGGGCGAAACATCCGAGATGATGTCGATGTTGTCCGGGTTGCGAAAGTTCCGCGATTGGTGGCAGCACGGTAGGAATGGAGCAAGTGGCGCGAGAATGGCATTAAAATCCAAACTGAAAAACATTGACATTGGGGAGGGATTTCCGAGCACGGGTGTGGTCGAAGCGTATCTCCGACCGACGGTCGATTTCAGTGAGGAAGAATTCAGCTGGGGCTATCCGGACGCGGAACGGCTGCGTGATTATGCGCGCCAAAAGTTTGGCTGGAcgcaaacgaaaacgaacgaTATATTGCTGCCAGTGTTGAAGCGTTTGGATGAACGTAAGTCTCAGGCATCGATCAAGAATTACTTCAAGGTTCAGAGTGCAGTCGGTCAGAGCAGGTTGAAGGTTAGCAAGCGGGTTCAGCACGCGGTAGATACGATGGCGGGCAAAATCGATCCGAATGAGGTGGTgaaagcgaagaagaaaagtcCTACGAAAGCAAAGAAACCCGCTGGGCGGAAACGAAAGCAGGCTGCGGGGAAGGATACGCCAGAAACGATTGATCTGGATTCGATTGAAGAAGAGCACGAGCTGGACGGTGAAGTCTCATCCCATGGAGAGAATGTGAAAGACGAGGAACAAGATGATCATTTTGTTGATgctaaaccaaccaaaaaagtTGCTGCCACTGTTCGCAAGCGAGTAACTGAAGGCGCAGGAACGACAGCAAAGCCGAAGCGTGGTCGTAAAAAAGCATCTAAAGATGGTACATCGACCGGTGACAAGGAAAAGTCCGAGGAGGAACCATCAACCTCACAGCGACCCACACACTCGCTGGCAAACATTGGGGGAATCATTGCCAATATTAACCAACAGTCAGCGGAAAGTGTGGACAGTTCGCTAGAAGCACGAAGGAAACGGATAGGAAACAAAATGCCGGACTTTAATCCGGCTATTCCACAGCGGGTTAAGGATGAGCAAGAAATGGTGGAACGAAAAAAGCGAGCTGCCGAGTTGTTAAAGAAGCTGAAAAGTAACGATAAGCATAAACGGCAGTAA